One Tissierellales bacterium genomic window, CTTAATTTAGAATAATATAATCAAAATGCTAGTCGAAATCAAATTTAGTAAAAATATGATATTGACTAGCATTTTTTTAGTTTGTGAAAAGGCCAATGATAGTATATTTTATTTTGATATTTACGAAACAAAACGAAAAATTCATAAAAAATACAAAATAAACGAAAAAAACATGAGCGAATAGCTTAAAAATGTGGTATAAATAATATATAGTGTATGGTGTTAACTGAAATATGCTTTTTGTCTGGGGAGTCAAAAAGGTCGAGGAGAGGGTGCAAGATGAAAACAATGAGAAATAATTTTGAAAAAGCTTTGAGATTAACTTCAATCATGGTGTTTATTTTGCTGACTCTCTTTTTTGCTAGTGATAGTTCATTTGCGAGTGAAAGAAATAATGACATCAGGTGGGAAAAAGAAACTAATGACAATGTAGAGAGCGCAGATGAATTATATGCAGTTGACAGGGTTTATGGCTATTTCAATGAAAAATCAGATACCGATTATTTCAAGATAGAGTTAGAACGAGCAGGTGATTTAACGCTTATAAGTCTTGAAGAACATCAAAAAGATGATTTATATTCTATGAAGTTAGAGGATGAATTAGGAAATGTAATTTCAGAATCAGAATACAGCATATCTAAAGGACTTAGCTATAGATGGATATATGAGAAAAATTTGCCTAAAGGAGATTATTATGTTGTAGTAAAGCCATTGAATTTTGAATTGATAGGAGAGAACTACAATATAGAATCAAGATTTGAAGCAATAGAAGATTATAAGGAAATTGAGAGCATAGATATTGAAACAAATGAATTATACCTAAAACTTGGAGAATCGTACCACTTAGGATATATACCTGTGCCATATGATGCCACAGAACCAGTTAGATTTGAATCATCGGATGATAACGTAGCGACTATAGACGATGATGGCAAAATTAAAACTAATAATTACGGTTCATGTATATTGACAATATCAAATAAAAAAGGAACGATATCTAACGAATTACATCTATATGTTGAGTCAGATGGAGAGCTTTTGAGTCTTAACTTTGAAGAAATGAATTATGAAATAGAGCGAGGAGATATTGTAGATTTTAAGAAAATGCTTGGTCTAGCAGACGATGAATATTATCAGATGGAGTGGTCTATCGATGCTGATCTTGGAAATATCACTGATGAAGGAATGTTTTACAGTGACTCACTAGGAACAGCAAGTCTTAAAGTTCAGTATAGAGACTTGCAGGCATTTACATCTATAAATGTATTAGAGTCAGATGCTAGTGTAGAGAGGCGAGCTATCATAGTTGGGAATGCAGATTATCCTGAAGATAGCAGTGATTTATTAGGACCAGTACACGATGCTAAGAGAATGGAATCACTATTTGAAAGTGCGGATTTTGATGGAGACGGAGAATTTGTTTCTATAGAGAGATTAGAGAATATAACGAGAACTGAACTAGAGGAAGCAATAGATGAAATCAAAGAGGTTACAGGTAAAGAAGACATAACGTACTTTTACTATTCAGGTCATGGAATTAGATACCATACTATAAGCGCACTTAGCATGATGTATGATGATATAAGTGTACCAGAACTTAAAGCTTTATTAGATGAGATTCCTGGAACAAAAGTGGTGTTTTTAGATGCTTGCTTTGCAG contains:
- a CDS encoding caspase family protein, which codes for MKTMRNNFEKALRLTSIMVFILLTLFFASDSSFASERNNDIRWEKETNDNVESADELYAVDRVYGYFNEKSDTDYFKIELERAGDLTLISLEEHQKDDLYSMKLEDELGNVISESEYSISKGLSYRWIYEKNLPKGDYYVVVKPLNFELIGENYNIESRFEAIEDYKEIESIDIETNELYLKLGESYHLGYIPVPYDATEPVRFESSDDNVATIDDDGKIKTNNYGSCILTISNKKGTISNELHLYVESDGELLSLNFEEMNYEIERGDIVDFKKMLGLADDEYYQMEWSIDADLGNITDEGMFYSDSLGTASLKVQYRDLQAFTSINVLESDASVERRAIIVGNADYPEDSSDLLGPVHDAKRMESLFESADFDGDGEFVSIERLENITRTELEEAIDEIKEVTGKEDITYFYYSGHGIRYHTISALSMMYDDISVPELKALLDEIPGTKVVFLDACFAGGFIAKGDTEYSSDIDDINDEIIATFQVSSKGDNTLQEGAYKVIAASSESEVSAEYDGNPPYGLFTKILVDASGYRGEVLSDANEDGELTIDETYEYVYRQVVDENDSQHVQVYPENSDFTWFSYGDISIDEEVGSQSEDKDPDEGIEFYKDVIIENSEKVWTIDFNSNVSKDSIVNGIYISETRAGDKLDGVNLEIRGSSVLLNPPSDGWEYDRYYYIHVNDNVKSDVGKSLKESKIVRFKVEK